A segment of the Bos taurus isolate L1 Dominette 01449 registration number 42190680 breed Hereford chromosome 19, ARS-UCD2.0, whole genome shotgun sequence genome:
atggacatgagtttaagtaagctctgggagttggtgatggacagggaagcctggtgtgctgcagtccatggggtcataaagagtcgaacatgactgagtgactgaactgaactgataagcttGAATGCTTGGTCTGCCAAATAGTGTGATTTGTGTGATGATGAGCGTTTCAGAGACACGCATCAGACCTTCCCCATCACATAGggagccttttaaaaataaaaatatttacctggcacgtggaatcttcatTGCGTCATGAGGCATCTTCCCTTGTGGCACACGGACTCTCATGGACTCTCTAGtgatgcacaggctcagtagttgtgtctcgggcttagttgctccgtggagttgggatcttcgttccccaggcagggatcaaacctgcatcccctgcggTGCAAGGtgacttcttaaccactggaccaccagggaagaaacaTGTGGAACCTTTTGATGGTTTTCCTGCCATGTTTTTTCCCAACAAGGCCAaagttcctttctgtttttcattgaAACTTGGCCATCTTGATTGAATAGCCCCATCTGGggcagattgaaagtgaaagtcactcaggcatgtctgagtctgcaaccccatggactgtatagtccatggaattctccaggccagaatactggagtgggtagccttgcctttctccagggatcttcccaacccagggatcaaacccaggtctcctacattgcaggtggattctttaccagctgagccacaaaggaagcccaagagtaccggagtgggtagcctatcccttctccagtggatcttcccgacccaggaatctaactggggtctcctgcattgcaggcggattctttaccaactgagctatcagggaaacccttgtCGGGGCTGATTACATACATCTGTCTTGACAGTCATCCACTTGCTACTCCTGTCAATGACCAGGCTGTGCACTTTTCCCAGCATGGAGCCCCTATTTAGGGCAGCTGGAGCCAAGCACTTCAATAGCTAGATTTTGTCTTGAAAGAGAGGATGAATTTGTTTAAGCAGACTCCAGGTCATTGCCAACTCTGGAAGTCTCAGCAACCAGGCTACATTTTCTTCTCTGCCTACCATTTATGAGAGATAAATAAGTTTATGCAAATACAAAAAGAAGTATGATTATAAGATGAAACAGTTGGCTGAGGGCCCAGGGTTCAGGTCCTTGTCCAGGtgccaaaagaaataaataaccaaaaaaaattttttttttaaagttgaaatggTCAGAAAAGTTGTTACAGAAAAATGCATGcaataaactattatatatagaatggataagcagAAGATCCTGCTGCATAGCACGGGGAACTGGAGCCAATATCCTGAGGTAAAccataaatgtaaaagaataggaaaaagaatgcgtataactgagtcacagtttgctgtacggcagaaattagcacaacattgtaaatcaactatatttcaataaaataaaagttttaaatgcaTGCAATAAAATCACACGTGATTACTCAAGACCAGCTACACATTCATCTTGGGACTGCTGAGCAGTCACAACCAATGGAGCATGGCTCCTCCAGTTTTCTtcttcatggtggtggtggtggtttagtcgctaagtcatgtttgactcttttgcgagcccgccagcctcctctgtctctgggattctccaggcaagaatactgcagtgggtttccatttcctcctgcaggggatcttccccgcttctgctgcactgcaggtgggtctCCTGCCTCGAAAGCggattctttacggctgagccTCCCGGGAAGCCCCTTCTTCTTCAGAAAagcaagtaaaagaaagaaacacagcaTCCTTCCATCCTCCCATGTCCTGCATCCTCCTAGACTGTTCCAAGTTGTGACATGAACTTCACCAAAGTTCCAGCCCCACGTGCAGTCTTACTCAACTCTCTGTGTTACTGAAAGACGAGCCGACATCAATCAACACAGGCCCCAGTGTCCTGTCACCTCTGCTGATGCCTTTCTCGTTACACCCACTTAGATTTAAtcagctctttgctacccatgTGAATAGAAGGTTAAATAGTAGCTTGCATAACCCAAATGCTCAGATACCCTAAAATCAAAGCAGTGCAtcactttttattctttcctaCCATCCCACAGATCTGTCTTCATAATTATATGTCGAGTGGAGgctgaaattaaaatttgaaactaaaattgcattaacatttaaatgaaaatatgtgtCCCCTCCTTTGGAGCAAAGAAAAGAACCTGAGAGCAAATTATCGTAGAAAGAGATTGTTCATAAAGTGGAGAATACTTCCTTGTAGAGTAGAAACATGATGGCTTATTTGGGCAGAATTATAGCatcaatggcttcccaggtggtgtagtggtaacgaatctgcctgccgggcaggggatgtgggtttgatccctgggtcaggaagatcccctggagggaaaaATGGCAACAGCCCTGCAGGCAGCTTCTCTGATCGCAGGGGCATGAGTGCCCTAAAACTTGTCTGTCTGCCCTGAAATTACTTCTACCAATTCTTGGTCCCTTGGAATCACTTCTCTTAAGTAAATGTCAGCATTTATGTAAAGGCCCAGGAATATCTCATATTATAATAAtggtaagggcttcccagatggcgctagtaataaagaatctacctgcaatgcaggagacctgggttccatccctgggtcgggaagatcccttggaggaggaaatggaaacccactccagtattcttgcctggggaatcccatggcagaggagccttgtgggttacagcccatgggattgcacagagtcggactgaagtgacttagcacatataatAATGGTAAAGTTGGGTTTAAAGCATTTTATTGCAAATCTTGCTTATTTTTACGgaagggggtgggaaggggagagggaggggaaatcGCTGTCCATCAGTTGTGGCTGCTAAGATGTCCTGAACTGACCTTGCAGCTGAACTTTCTTTTAGTAACTTTGTGGGATTTCACTGCAAgcatttttttggccacaacatGAGGCCTGAGGCATCTGTTTTCTGATCAGAGATGaaacccacaccccctccagtggaagcgtggcatcttaaccactgggccgccagggaagtctgtaCTGCAGGTGTGTTTCGTGTGTgacaactttctttatagtctcgaAATtgtacttctttttatttttgcatggACTTATCTatcatcaatatttttttaaaaacacctttattttttatttatttggctgtttggggtggggggggtcttagtttcagcacatgggatcttcagttgcagcacgtgggatccagtttcctgacctgggattgagcctgggccccctgcattgggagcacagagtcccagccaTTGGGCCACGAGGAAGTGTTTTTGAACACATTTTCAGGGTCTCAGTCAATGCTTTGGGGAAGGAGGTGGCGTGGGTGACCTAGGCAGATAGAACAGAAGCAGCATGCTGACCACAGGTGGAGTCCTCAGTCATCCTGACAGCCTGTGCTCAggcagctggaagaggcaagctTGTTTTCAAATATGGTGAAATTGATACCTAAAACCCAACGAGTGAGGCTCTTGTACAAACCCAGAGACCATGGCATCCTGGCAAACACCCGAGTGTGTATTTCTTTGTACCCCGGAAGTTGCGATCGGTCAACGAAATGGGTGTTGCCTCTCTTCCTGTTGCCCGTACACAAGCCCGTCTTCAGTTTCAGGGACGGAAAAACGTCCCTGACGGTGTGAAGTGCCTGTCTGTAACGGTGCTTGAGGAATAGCTCAGGAAGCCCGAGGATTAAAGGTCGATGTTTATTGTGTGTTTTGTGGGTGAGGAAGGTGGGACGGCCACACCTGTGAGGGATGGGGCTGCGCCAACGCTCACACCCACACCCCCTACACTCGGCATATTTATTGGCTGGTGCCTGTGCTGACGGTTTTGGAGCCGTGTCCTCAGACCTTCCGCATGCACTGTGATTTTATTAGTGCCCAGCTTTGTAGAGAGTTCTTAAAAAGTACCTTTGAGGGATTGTTGAGtaacatttccattttctttcattgaGAGAACATgtctggcattaaaaaaaaaaccaactttatGGTTTCTCATAAAGGTGTAATTTTGCTTcgttcttattcatttattttcatggtGAGGAGAATAAAATTGTTTCCCTATAAGAATGATTGTCTATTTTTTGCCTTGCACGTTAGTGATTTTTCACCCAACCCCACTCCCTTCCATGGCTCCCTAGGAAAAATTGAGgcaatttaagaagaaaatgatGCAATCTTAGAGCAGGCCATGTCTGGATAAATACAATGATCGATGACCACAACCACTTAATGTCCTTTTGGAGAGATGAATAATCCTTTGATTATATCTAAGAAGAGAAAACACATGAATTTATGTTCTGGGTCTTAAATACCTTCTCCCTCACCcgccccctccttttttttttactttgatttaACTTGCCTGAAATTAATGAAGCAAAAACTCAGGGACAGAGGCCAGTTTTGTGAGGCTGGACACTTATACAATTTAAGGAGacctttttaagaaaaagaatacaaaaatatcttacttttacatatttttctttctttacaaaaGCATATGACCATGTGACATACCGCCCAAGCAAGAGAGATCCCTGAAGCTTAAACTTTATTGGCTTCATGGTAAGTCCATTTCTGTGGGTACCACATTGGAATAAACGTCCCTCTATGCTATGCACATTTGAACTTGCTACTTGTGTCCTTGAACTCAGGAAACGTACCTAGGTCATGGCTGTACAGGGACTAGATAAGGATATGCAGGTGTAAACGTAAGACCACGAGATTACACACGGGGTTTTAAACACACAAACACGcagagttttctgtttttgttgaaTTTCAGTTGTTTCTAAAGGTCTCACCCAGGCGGGATCTCCTCTTCTCCAGACTCTGAATTGTCTGCTTGCATCTATATGTTCCCTCTAAGGGGGGTGTAATCAGTTTAATACCTTACCATTCACTCATGCAAGCCGACTCAAACCCTGTTCTCTGAATTGGACTCCTGCTGAGCAGATCCCTATTCTAGAAGCCAGGTGATGGGTGGGAGGAAGcagagggctggggctggggagcaCACCGGCCATTTGGCAGAGCCTGGCGTCTGAGtgatggatttttcaggcagttCAGATACTGGTCTGGAGGTCTCCGTTGAGGAGGGTCCTCTGGGTCTCCGTGGTCTCATTCAGCCGGGATTTGTCCTGCTTACTGTCACTCCGCTCCCCGTCGTCTGTGCCGCTCACCTTGACCAAGCAGAGGACGTTCTGGAAGCTCTTCTTGAAGTTGTCGGACAAGAAGGCATAGAGGATAGGGTTGGCACAGCTGTTGGCGTAGGTGAGGACCACCACGAAGTCAAACATGCCTTTGAGGGCTGGGGTGGGACTGATGGCCACTGAGACCGAAGAGACGTTGAAGATGTAGAAGGGGAGCCAGCAGAAGATGAAGACGGCCACCACGATGGACACCATGCGGGTGACCTTCTTCTCAGACTTTTTCCTTTTGGAGGAACCCACTCGGATGCCGGAGGACTTCACCTTGATGATAATGAACAAGTAGCAGAGACAGATGATGGTCAGGGGCACCAGGAACCCCAGAATGAAGGCATAGATGATGAAGCCTGTGTACCAGGCCCCAGATTCGCCTGGCCAGTTGATGGTGCAACTGCTTCTCCCCCACTGGTTGCTCCGAAGGCCAGCATATATCATGATCGGCAAGATGACCAGCAGAGAGACGCCCCACACAGCCACGTTGATCATCTTGGCTGTCCGGGGTCTCCTCCACTTGGCCGACTTGATGGGGTGGACCACAGCCAGGTAGCGGTCGATGCTCATGACCGTCAGGCAGAAGATGCTGGTGAACTGATTGATACCATCCACGGTCATGACCACCCGGCACATGGCCTTGCCAAAGGGCCAGTGGACCAGAGCCACCTGCATGGCCAGGAAGGGCAGACCCAGCATGAAGAGTTCATCTGCGATGGCCAGGTTGAGGATGTAGATGTTGGTGATGGTCTTCATCTTGGCATAGCGGA
Coding sequences within it:
- the SSTR2 gene encoding somatostatin receptor type 2 (The RefSeq protein has 2 substitutions compared to this genomic sequence) translates to MDLVSELNETQPWLTTPFDLNGSVGAANISNQTEPYYDLASNVVLTFIYFVVCIIGLCGNTLVIYVILRYAKMKTITNIYILNLAIADELFMLGLPFLAMQVALVHWPFGKAICRVVMTVDGINQFTSIFCLTVMSIDRYLAVVHPIKSAKWRRPRTAKMINVAVWGVSLLVILPIMIYAGLRSNQWGRSSCTINWPGESGAWYTGFIIYAFILGFLVPLTIICLCYLFIIIKVKSSGIRVGSSKRKKSEKKVTRMVSIVVAVFIFCWLPFYIFNVSSVSVAISPTPALKGMFDFVVVLTYANSCANPILYAFLSDNFKKSFQNVLCLVKVSGTDDGERSDSKQDKSRLNETTETQRTLLNGDLQTSI
- the SSTR2 gene encoding somatostatin receptor type 2 isoform X1, with the translated sequence MDLVSELNETQPWLTAPFDLNGSVGAANISNQTEPYYDLASNVVLTFIYFVVCIIGLCGNTLVIYVILRYAKMKTITNIYILNLAIADELFMLGLPFLAMQVALVHWPFGKAMCRVVMTVDGINQFTSIFCLTVMSIDRYLAVVHPIKSAKWRRPRTAKMINVAVWGVSLLVILPIMIYAGLRSNQWGRSSCTINWPGESGAWYTGFIIYAFILGFLVPLTIICLCYLFIIIKVKSSGIRVGSSKRKKSEKKVTRMVSIVVAVFIFCWLPFYIFNVSSVSVAISPTPALKGMFDFVVVLTYANSCANPILYAFLSDNFKKSFQNVLCLVKVSGTDDGERSDSKQDKSRLNETTETQRTLLNGDLQTSI